One Candidatus Nitronauta litoralis genomic window, TCTGGGTTTATCGACCTGGCAGCGGATAATGGCCGTGGTTTTTCCACAAAGCGCATATGGTCTTGTTACCGGGGTTTTGCTTGGGTTGGCTCGGGCAACGGGTGAAACGGCTGCCATCATGTTCACGGCAACGGTCTTTTCCGGGATCCTGATTCCTGAATCCTTTAACGACCCGGTGCTCACACTGCAAACCCATATCCTTACCCTGGCACAGGAAGCGGTTGACCCAAACACACTGGCCAATGCATGGGGTGCAGGGTTTGCGCTGATTTGTATCGTGTTTTTTCTGATCGGATTGTCTCTAATATTGCGTTCGCGATATGTTGTGGAGGCCGACTCATGATTTCCGGTTCCTCTCAAATAAGTGTGAATTCCCTCTGTGTTCGATTTGGAAACAACCTGGTACTCGAGGATATAAAACTGAATCTTCCTGCCAACAGTATCACCACTTTTCTCGGACCTTCCGGGGCAGGCAAATCGACTTTGCTTAGAACGTTGTGTCGAATGAACGACAGGTTGTCAGGATTTTCTCAAACGGGATCGGTTGAAATTTTTGGTGAGAATATTTATGGTGAAAACACTGACCTTTGCGAACTTCGTCGACGGGTAGGGTTGTTATTCCAGAAACCCTGTGTGTTTCCGAAGAACATCTATCAAAATGTGATTTTCGGATTAAATTATCATCGGCCGAAGGACCGGATCCTGTTTCCAGACCTTGTAGAGCAGGCGCTCGTTCAAGCTGGATTGTGGCAGGAAGTCAAAGACAGGCTGGAGGCACCTGCCCAGGCTTTATCTCAGGGACAACAGCAACGGCTGTCACTGGCGCGAACCCTGGCCCTTGATCCGGATGTTTTGCTGTTAGATGAACCCACAGCTTCACTTGATCAGAAATCCGCAGCCGTTATTGAAGAAATGGCCTTGTCGCTAAAATCATCCCGCACGCTGGTATGGGTGACTCACGATCCGTTACAGGCCCAGCGGATTAGTGACACTCAAATAATATTGGATCAGGGAAAGGTTTTGCCTGAGGACCATCGGATTAGAAAAATTTCATGAGAATCAGGCTCTTCTGCTTTTTGT contains:
- a CDS encoding ATP-binding cassette domain-containing protein, with product MISGSSQISVNSLCVRFGNNLVLEDIKLNLPANSITTFLGPSGAGKSTLLRTLCRMNDRLSGFSQTGSVEIFGENIYGENTDLCELRRRVGLLFQKPCVFPKNIYQNVIFGLNYHRPKDRILFPDLVEQALVQAGLWQEVKDRLEAPAQALSQGQQQRLSLARTLALDPDVLLLDEPTASLDQKSAAVIEEMALSLKSSRTLVWVTHDPLQAQRISDTQIILDQGKVLPEDHRIRKIS